One part of the Actinomyces howellii genome encodes these proteins:
- a CDS encoding aspartate-semialdehyde dehydrogenase, translating into MSDQTTNQPVNEYVGPADGVSVAVVGATGQVGRVMLAMLAERDFPARAVRFFSSARSAGTRVSFRGATVEVEDVATADLSGIDVAIFSAGASTSRQYAPAFAAAGAVVIDNSSAWRKDPEVPLVVSEVNPQDLANRPKGIIANPNCTTMAVMPALKALHDEAGLVRFIASTYQAVSGSGRAGVAELAGQVRAVVDQDIEGLGVDGRAVTFPDPEVYVDTIAFNAVAWAGGDAGDGSGETDEEQKLRNESRRILGIPGLRVSGTCVRIPVFSGHGVSVSAEFAREISAERAIELLKAAPGVIYDEIPSPLKGAGRDGTFVGRVRADGAFDEGHGIDFFAVGDNLRKGAALNAVELAELVAAQLIAARP; encoded by the coding sequence ATGAGTGACCAGACCACCAACCAGCCCGTCAACGAGTACGTCGGCCCGGCCGACGGGGTGAGCGTCGCAGTCGTCGGCGCCACCGGCCAGGTCGGTCGCGTCATGCTCGCGATGCTCGCCGAGCGCGACTTCCCCGCTCGGGCCGTCCGCTTCTTCTCCTCGGCGCGCTCGGCCGGGACCCGTGTCAGCTTCCGGGGCGCGACGGTCGAGGTCGAGGACGTCGCGACCGCGGACCTGAGCGGGATCGACGTCGCGATCTTCTCCGCCGGCGCCTCGACGAGCCGCCAGTACGCCCCGGCCTTCGCCGCCGCGGGGGCAGTCGTCATCGACAACTCCTCGGCCTGGCGCAAGGACCCCGAGGTCCCCCTCGTCGTCTCGGAGGTCAACCCGCAGGACCTGGCCAACCGCCCCAAGGGCATCATCGCCAACCCCAACTGCACGACCATGGCCGTCATGCCGGCCCTCAAGGCCCTCCACGACGAGGCGGGCCTCGTGCGCTTCATCGCCTCGACCTACCAGGCGGTCTCCGGATCCGGGCGCGCCGGGGTCGCTGAGCTCGCAGGACAGGTGCGGGCCGTCGTCGACCAGGACATCGAGGGCCTGGGTGTCGACGGGCGAGCGGTCACCTTCCCCGACCCGGAGGTCTACGTCGACACCATCGCCTTCAACGCGGTCGCCTGGGCCGGGGGCGACGCGGGGGACGGCTCCGGGGAGACCGACGAGGAACAGAAGCTGCGCAACGAGTCGCGCAGGATCCTGGGCATCCCGGGGCTGCGCGTGTCGGGCACCTGCGTGCGCATCCCGGTCTTCTCCGGGCACGGGGTGAGCGTGTCGGCCGAGTTCGCCCGGGAGATCAGTGCCGAGCGGGCCATCGAGCTGCTCAAGGCCGCGCCGGGCGTCATCTACGACGAGATCCCCAGCCCCCTCAAGGGCGCGGGTCGTGACGGCACCTTCGTGGGGCGCGTGCGTGCAGACGGCGCCTTCGACGAGGGCCACGGGATCGACTTCTTCGCAGTCGGGGACAACCTGCGCAAGGGCGCCGCCCTCAACGCGGTCGAGCTCGCCGAGCTCGTGGCCGCACAGCTCATCGCAGCCCGCCCCTGA
- the trxA gene encoding thioredoxin, with translation MATTSITGEQFNETVRGEGITIVDFWASWCGPCMRFAPVFDKASEANPDITFAKVNTEEEQGLASALGISSIPTLMVFRDDVLVYREAGALPAKALDSLIEQVRGLDMAEIKAQIAKDAQDEAQS, from the coding sequence ATGGCCACCACCAGCATCACCGGCGAGCAGTTCAACGAGACCGTGCGCGGCGAGGGCATCACCATCGTCGACTTCTGGGCCTCCTGGTGCGGGCCGTGCATGCGCTTCGCACCGGTGTTCGACAAGGCCTCGGAGGCCAACCCGGACATCACCTTCGCCAAGGTCAACACCGAGGAGGAGCAGGGCCTGGCCTCGGCCCTTGGCATCAGCTCGATCCCGACCCTCATGGTCTTCCGTGACGACGTCCTGGTCTACCGGGAGGCGGGGGCGCTGCCCGCCAAGGCCCTGGACTCCCTCATCGAGCAGGTCCGCGGACTGGACATGGCCGAGATCAAGGCGCAGATCGCCAAGGACGCCCAGGACGAGGCTCAGTCCTGA
- a CDS encoding Dps family protein, protein MSMKTVKNPAVVPTFTASQALATNLQRALVDITALSLVGKQIHWNVVGPNFRDLHLNLDEVVVIAREGSDTLAERMRAINVFPDGRPGTVAAQTSVPVAPEGAVITSDAVDYIVAAINAVVTTLREIHDDVDEADPSSSGILEDFTQRLEQQSWFLSAQNYSA, encoded by the coding sequence ATGAGCATGAAGACTGTCAAGAACCCTGCCGTCGTCCCGACCTTCACCGCCTCACAGGCGCTGGCCACGAACCTCCAGCGCGCGCTTGTCGACATCACCGCCCTGAGCCTGGTCGGCAAGCAGATCCACTGGAACGTCGTCGGCCCCAACTTCCGCGACCTCCACCTCAACCTCGACGAGGTCGTCGTCATCGCCCGGGAGGGCTCCGACACCCTGGCCGAGCGCATGCGCGCCATCAACGTCTTCCCCGACGGGCGCCCCGGCACCGTCGCCGCGCAGACGAGTGTGCCGGTCGCCCCCGAGGGCGCCGTCATCACCTCCGACGCCGTGGACTACATCGTCGCCGCGATCAACGCCGTGGTGACGACCCTGCGCGAGATCCACGACGACGTCGACGAGGCCGACCCGTCCTCCTCGGGCATCCTCGAGGACTTCACCCAGCGCCTCGAGCAGCAGAGCTGGTTCCTGTCCGCCCAGAACTACAGCGCCTGA
- a CDS encoding PspC domain-containing protein — MSTQYQYPPSSASGRTESWRSGLPPRSRRRLIAGVCGGLAEEWGVSPALVRLACLGLALLPGPMWVAYVVGWIIMPEADGR, encoded by the coding sequence ATGAGCACGCAGTACCAGTACCCGCCCTCCTCCGCATCCGGCCGTACCGAGTCGTGGCGCTCCGGCCTGCCGCCGCGCTCACGCCGCCGCCTCATCGCCGGGGTGTGCGGCGGCCTGGCCGAGGAGTGGGGGGTCAGCCCCGCCCTCGTGCGCCTGGCCTGCCTCGGGCTGGCTCTCCTGCCCGGCCCGATGTGGGTGGCCTACGTCGTGGGCTGGATCATCATGCCCGAGGCTGACGGCAGGTAG
- a CDS encoding glutamate-1-semialdehyde 2,1-aminomutase, whose translation MTPTTVPTPPVDDPRRPATSAALFEAARAVIPGGVDSPVRAFGSVGGAPAFISSASGARVRNVEGREYVDLVGSWGPALLGHAHPEVVEAVRRAAGRGLSFGAPTAAETALAEAVRSRVPAAERVRLVSTGTEATMTAVRLARGATGRDLVVKFSGCYHGHSDGLLAEAGSGLATGGLPGSAGVPAAVAGLTIVLPYNDLEALRACFSAHGERIAAVITEAAPANMGVVPPAPGFNEAIRTVTAEHGALMIADEVLTGFRVGPAGFWGLEALDGWDRTQAGTGVTPSRPGADWRQRATWVPDLLTFGKVVGGGAPLAAVAGRAELMELLAPTGPVYQAGTLSGSPLATAAGLATLALADDEVYATVAQHAGQIAQVVGQALEAQGVPHRVQHAGSLFSVFFGQRAAEQPVGSYEEARAQETWRFAPFFHAFLDAGVALPPSVFEAWFVSAAHGQAEVELIARAAGEAARAAAQARPPA comes from the coding sequence ATGACGCCCACGACCGTCCCCACCCCGCCCGTCGACGACCCGAGGCGGCCCGCGACGAGCGCGGCGCTCTTCGAGGCCGCGCGCGCCGTCATCCCGGGGGGCGTGGACTCCCCGGTGCGCGCCTTCGGGTCGGTGGGCGGGGCTCCCGCCTTCATCAGCTCCGCCAGCGGTGCGCGCGTGCGCAACGTCGAGGGGCGCGAGTACGTCGACCTCGTCGGCTCCTGGGGCCCGGCCCTCCTCGGTCACGCCCACCCCGAGGTCGTCGAGGCGGTGCGCCGGGCCGCCGGGCGGGGGCTGTCCTTCGGCGCCCCCACCGCGGCCGAGACCGCCCTGGCCGAGGCGGTGCGCTCCCGTGTTCCCGCCGCCGAGCGGGTGCGCCTCGTGTCCACCGGAACCGAGGCGACGATGACCGCCGTGCGGCTGGCCCGGGGAGCCACCGGACGCGACCTCGTCGTCAAGTTCTCCGGCTGCTACCACGGTCACAGCGACGGGCTGCTGGCCGAGGCCGGATCGGGGCTGGCCACCGGCGGGCTGCCCGGCTCGGCGGGCGTCCCGGCCGCGGTTGCGGGACTGACGATCGTCCTGCCCTACAACGACCTCGAGGCCCTGAGGGCCTGCTTCTCGGCGCACGGGGAGAGGATCGCCGCGGTCATCACCGAGGCGGCGCCTGCGAACATGGGCGTCGTGCCGCCGGCCCCCGGGTTCAATGAGGCGATCCGCACGGTCACAGCCGAGCACGGGGCCCTCATGATCGCCGACGAGGTGCTCACCGGCTTCCGGGTCGGACCCGCGGGCTTCTGGGGGCTGGAGGCCCTCGACGGGTGGGACCGCACCCAGGCGGGCACCGGCGTCACCCCCTCACGACCCGGCGCCGACTGGAGGCAGCGAGCCACCTGGGTGCCCGACCTGCTCACCTTCGGCAAGGTCGTCGGCGGGGGCGCGCCGCTGGCCGCTGTCGCAGGGCGCGCCGAGCTCATGGAGTTGCTCGCGCCGACCGGACCGGTCTACCAGGCGGGCACCTTGTCGGGCAGTCCCTTGGCCACCGCGGCCGGCTTGGCCACCCTGGCCCTGGCCGACGACGAGGTCTACGCGACCGTGGCCCAGCACGCCGGGCAGATCGCCCAGGTGGTCGGTCAGGCGCTCGAGGCTCAGGGGGTGCCCCACCGGGTGCAGCACGCCGGCTCCCTGTTCTCGGTGTTCTTCGGACAGCGGGCTGCGGAGCAGCCTGTGGGCTCCTACGAGGAGGCCCGGGCTCAGGAGACCTGGCGCTTCGCCCCGTTCTTCCACGCCTTCCTCGACGCAGGCGTCGCCCTTCCGCCCAGCGTCTTCGAGGCGTGGTTCGTCTCGGCCGCGCACGGGCAGGCGGAGGTCGAGCTCATCGCCCGGGCGGCGGGTGAGGCCGCACGGGCGGCCGCCCAGGCCCGGCCTCCGGCCTGA
- the hemB gene encoding porphobilinogen synthase — protein sequence MTQDNPPQNPAASAPAGGAPQPVAHSSPAAGFLAARGVPAPVPPVVRPRRGRTTSAMRGLVAQTRLAPAQLAAPVFVREGISSPVPVEAMPGVVQHTLDSLRREATACAEAGIGAIVLFGVPQKRDAVGSGAWDGEGILNRGVAAVRAEVGDALVVCTDTCLDEFTSHGHCGILREHGPRAGEVDNDATLALYQAMAVAQAEAGAHMVSPSGMMDGQVAAIRAALDATGHEDVAILAYSAKYASAYYGPFREAVRSTLRGDRLTYQQDPANRREGLREALLDVAEGADIVMVKPAGPYLDVVAEVAAASPVPVAAYQVSGEYAMVEAAAARGWIERERVVMESVLGIVRAGASTVLTYWAREIAEGIGSRP from the coding sequence ATGACCCAGGACAACCCACCTCAGAACCCGGCAGCCAGTGCCCCTGCCGGCGGCGCCCCGCAGCCGGTCGCCCACTCCTCCCCCGCCGCCGGCTTCCTCGCCGCCCGGGGCGTCCCCGCTCCCGTGCCGCCTGTCGTGCGCCCGCGGCGAGGACGCACGACGTCGGCCATGCGCGGCCTCGTGGCCCAGACGCGCCTGGCGCCCGCCCAGCTCGCCGCACCGGTCTTCGTGCGCGAGGGCATCAGCTCCCCGGTCCCGGTCGAGGCGATGCCCGGCGTCGTCCAGCACACCCTGGACTCGCTGCGCCGAGAGGCCACCGCCTGCGCCGAGGCGGGGATCGGGGCGATCGTCCTGTTCGGGGTGCCCCAGAAGCGCGACGCCGTGGGGTCGGGGGCCTGGGACGGCGAGGGCATCCTCAACCGGGGCGTGGCGGCGGTGCGCGCTGAGGTCGGCGACGCCCTCGTCGTGTGCACCGACACCTGCCTCGACGAGTTCACGAGCCACGGCCACTGCGGGATCCTGCGGGAGCACGGCCCGCGCGCCGGGGAGGTCGACAACGACGCGACGCTGGCCCTCTACCAGGCGATGGCGGTGGCCCAGGCCGAGGCGGGGGCGCATATGGTCTCCCCCTCAGGCATGATGGACGGGCAGGTCGCGGCGATCCGCGCCGCCCTGGACGCCACCGGGCACGAGGACGTCGCGATCCTGGCCTACTCGGCCAAGTATGCCTCGGCCTACTACGGCCCCTTCCGCGAGGCGGTGCGCTCGACGCTGCGCGGCGACCGGTTGACCTACCAGCAGGACCCCGCCAACCGGCGCGAGGGGCTGCGCGAGGCCCTGCTCGACGTCGCCGAGGGAGCCGACATCGTCATGGTCAAGCCGGCTGGCCCCTACCTCGACGTCGTCGCCGAGGTCGCCGCGGCCAGCCCGGTGCCGGTGGCGGCCTACCAGGTCTCCGGAGAGTACGCGATGGTCGAGGCGGCCGCCGCGCGCGGCTGGATCGAGCGGGAGCGGGTCGTCATGGAGTCGGTCCTGGGGATCGTGCGCGCCGGGGCGAGCACGGTCCTGACCTACTGGGCCCGCGAGATCGCCGAGGGGATCGGTTCCCGTCCCTGA
- a CDS encoding uroporphyrinogen-III synthase, protein MSGAPAAPLRGRRVLLPRTRPRDGLAEALREAGAEVLSAELAVTVPTPGARQALSEALDRSEDAWLVLTSSRALGALDPRHLPATTPVAVVGPATAESFRELTGASPRIVSAGSAAALLAEPELCAPQGRDRIILPCSAIAPDRLARGLRERGWRVEVLPVYTTTTADPSHVPPGLRRAWADGEVDAVVLTAGSSAAALVDLLGPPPRATRLVALGPSTAERARRLGLTPHAVAASPLPAQVRDAVVSALTDPHEETTTP, encoded by the coding sequence GTGAGCGGCGCCCCGGCAGCCCCGCTCAGAGGACGGCGGGTGCTCCTGCCCCGGACCCGGCCGCGCGACGGGCTCGCCGAGGCGCTCCGAGAGGCCGGCGCCGAGGTGCTGAGCGCCGAGCTCGCCGTCACCGTGCCCACGCCCGGCGCCCGACAGGCCCTGTCCGAGGCGCTCGACCGGAGCGAGGACGCCTGGCTCGTGCTCACCAGCTCGCGCGCGCTGGGCGCGCTCGACCCCCGGCACCTGCCTGCGACGACGCCCGTGGCCGTCGTCGGTCCCGCCACCGCCGAGTCCTTCCGGGAGCTGACCGGTGCGAGCCCCCGGATCGTCTCGGCAGGCAGCGCGGCGGCTCTCCTGGCCGAGCCGGAGCTCTGCGCGCCCCAGGGGCGCGACCGGATCATCCTGCCCTGCTCGGCCATCGCCCCCGACCGCCTCGCCCGGGGACTGCGCGAGCGGGGATGGAGGGTCGAGGTCCTGCCGGTCTACACGACCACCACCGCCGACCCCTCCCACGTGCCGCCCGGGCTGCGCCGGGCGTGGGCGGACGGCGAGGTCGACGCGGTCGTCCTGACCGCGGGGTCGAGCGCCGCGGCGCTCGTCGACCTGCTCGGGCCGCCCCCGCGGGCCACGCGCCTCGTGGCACTGGGCCCCTCGACCGCCGAGCGGGCGCGCAGGCTCGGCCTGACCCCGCACGCCGTGGCCGCCTCGCCCCTGCCCGCGCAGGTACGCGACGCCGTCGTGTCGGCACTCACCGATCCTCACGAGGAGACGACCACCCCATGA
- the hemC gene encoding hydroxymethylbilane synthase, which produces MAGTRTLRLGTRGSSLARAQSGQVARALTLAAEHAGLDVAVSQTLIRTQGDVDATALARLGGAGVFTAALRTALLQRRCDLAVHSLKDLPVAPAPGLSLVAVPPRQDPRDALCAAGGAAQGLTVADLPRGARVGTGSPRRAAQLLAVRPDLEVVEIRGNVPTRLARVSGVSARPDGPMGARDADLDAVVLALAGLRRLGLEEHVSQVLPTGCGTSRPPDRGPKVGPGGPVAPLGKGGTSGPEGLDPADPADPADPADPADPVMVPAPGQGALAVEVRTELVETDPDLAALLVALDDPATRAAVTAERAVLHRLQAGCAAPVGALATVQDTSLHLEAVVAAVDGSALVRRSASLPLPDPTAGRGDPGADPGSAQATALGEAIAEELLAAGAAGLTDLSAGRPGSRR; this is translated from the coding sequence ATGGCCGGCACTCGCACACTCCGCCTGGGGACCCGCGGATCGTCCCTGGCCAGGGCACAGTCCGGGCAGGTCGCCCGGGCGCTGACCCTGGCCGCCGAGCACGCAGGCCTCGACGTCGCGGTCTCGCAGACCCTCATCCGCACCCAGGGCGACGTCGACGCCACCGCGCTCGCCCGCCTGGGCGGGGCCGGGGTCTTCACCGCGGCGCTGCGCACCGCCCTCCTCCAGCGGCGGTGCGACCTGGCCGTCCACTCCCTCAAGGACCTGCCGGTGGCCCCCGCCCCCGGGCTGAGCCTGGTCGCGGTCCCACCCAGGCAGGACCCGCGGGACGCGCTGTGCGCCGCAGGCGGCGCCGCGCAGGGCCTGACGGTGGCAGACCTGCCCCGGGGGGCACGGGTGGGCACGGGATCCCCACGGCGCGCCGCCCAGCTGCTCGCCGTGCGCCCCGACCTCGAGGTGGTCGAGATCCGCGGCAACGTCCCCACCCGCCTGGCGCGCGTCTCCGGGGTCTCAGCCCGCCCGGACGGTCCGATGGGCGCTCGTGACGCCGACCTCGACGCCGTCGTCCTGGCCCTGGCGGGGCTGCGGCGCCTTGGCCTCGAGGAGCACGTGAGCCAGGTCCTGCCCACGGGCTGCGGCACCTCGAGACCGCCGGACCGAGGGCCAAAGGTCGGCCCGGGCGGACCGGTCGCCCCCCTCGGGAAGGGCGGGACGAGCGGTCCGGAGGGGCTCGACCCGGCCGATCCGGCCGATCCGGCCGATCCGGCCGATCCGGCCGATCCGGTCATGGTGCCGGCCCCGGGCCAGGGGGCGCTGGCGGTCGAGGTGCGCACAGAGCTGGTTGAGACCGACCCCGACCTGGCCGCGCTGCTCGTCGCGCTCGACGACCCGGCGACTCGGGCGGCCGTGACCGCCGAGCGCGCCGTCCTGCACCGCCTCCAGGCGGGCTGCGCCGCACCGGTAGGGGCGCTGGCGACCGTCCAGGACACCAGCCTGCACCTCGAGGCGGTTGTCGCAGCCGTGGACGGATCGGCCCTCGTGCGCCGCAGCGCCAGCCTCCCCCTGCCCGACCCCACCGCGGGGCGCGGTGACCCCGGAGCCGACCCGGGGTCGGCGCAGGCGACGGCGCTCGGGGAGGCGATTGCCGAGGAGCTCCTCGCGGCCGGCGCCGCCGGGCTGACCGACCTCAGCGCCGGCCGACCCGGGAGCCGCAGGTGA
- a CDS encoding protoporphyrinogen/coproporphyrinogen oxidase, whose product MSASAATRLSPDGPDDPDGPDGPDGQAPRLVPDGSAWDAVVVGAGAAGLTAAWELSRAGARTLLVEAGPEVGGLVRAGTVAGVRVDLGAESLALRGESVAQAVAELGLELVGPAGGRSCLVLPDPGTQGSSWRAHPFPRDSYLGIPADPLAQDVVSVIGLDAALRASRDAELPAGLGTGPQDPADLGSLVRARMGSGVLERLVDPIVTGIHGSPASVLAAQAVAPGLREATARLGSLQAAVAEVVAGRSRRAGGAAALVPRGGLFRLTEELRRAVEASGGRVATGTVVRGLRRERPGGGDGAWSVGLAPAAPGDAPLGTVRCGAVVLACPMAEALRLLGGLDGAVDVAGIEATAGARVTRLIVVARAAGLDSAPLGPGALVADGSAPAGEGGGTRVTALTHLSVKWPWIAQELREAHGEHVHALRLSYGRAGAVGRPEAAVAGTRHAGPAPEAGRERGETSGEPVGLPRALADVELLTGVRIASSEVIDSTLVTWQGRPPPATPERRERLARLESEARAVPGLAVTGEWVAGTGISSVITHARKRAATLTGAPGAPVG is encoded by the coding sequence ATGAGCGCCTCGGCGGCCACGCGCCTCAGCCCCGACGGCCCCGACGACCCCGACGGCCCCGACGGCCCCGACGGCCAGGCTCCCCGGCTGGTGCCGGACGGGTCGGCGTGGGACGCGGTCGTCGTCGGCGCGGGAGCTGCCGGGCTGACCGCCGCCTGGGAGCTGAGCCGCGCGGGCGCCCGGACCCTCCTGGTCGAGGCCGGGCCCGAGGTCGGCGGGCTCGTGCGCGCGGGCACCGTCGCCGGGGTGCGAGTCGACCTCGGCGCGGAGAGCCTGGCCCTGCGCGGTGAGTCGGTCGCGCAGGCCGTCGCAGAACTCGGTCTCGAGCTCGTCGGCCCGGCGGGCGGCCGTTCGTGCCTCGTCCTGCCCGACCCCGGGACGCAGGGCTCCTCCTGGCGCGCCCACCCCTTCCCTCGTGACTCCTACCTCGGTATCCCGGCCGACCCCCTGGCCCAGGACGTCGTGTCGGTCATCGGTCTCGACGCCGCCCTGCGCGCCTCCCGGGACGCGGAGCTGCCGGCCGGCCTCGGGACCGGCCCCCAGGACCCGGCCGACCTGGGGTCCCTCGTGCGCGCACGCATGGGCAGCGGGGTCCTCGAACGGCTCGTCGACCCGATCGTCACCGGCATCCACGGCTCACCCGCCTCGGTCCTCGCGGCCCAGGCCGTCGCACCGGGCCTGCGGGAGGCCACCGCGCGCCTGGGATCGCTCCAGGCGGCCGTCGCCGAGGTCGTCGCGGGCAGGTCCCGCCGCGCGGGCGGGGCCGCCGCCCTCGTCCCCCGCGGCGGCCTGTTCCGGCTCACCGAGGAGCTGCGTCGCGCTGTCGAGGCCTCGGGCGGCCGCGTGGCGACCGGGACGGTCGTGCGGGGGCTGCGTCGCGAGCGCCCTGGCGGCGGGGACGGCGCGTGGTCGGTGGGGCTGGCGCCCGCGGCACCGGGCGACGCGCCCCTGGGCACGGTCCGCTGCGGCGCGGTGGTCCTGGCCTGCCCGATGGCCGAGGCCCTCAGGCTTCTGGGGGGCCTGGACGGTGCGGTCGACGTGGCGGGGATCGAGGCGACCGCCGGGGCTCGGGTCACCCGGCTCATCGTCGTGGCCCGCGCGGCCGGCCTGGACAGCGCCCCCCTGGGCCCGGGCGCGCTCGTGGCCGACGGGTCCGCCCCGGCGGGCGAGGGCGGCGGGACACGGGTCACGGCGCTGACCCACCTGTCAGTCAAGTGGCCGTGGATCGCCCAGGAGCTGCGCGAGGCCCACGGGGAGCACGTCCACGCCCTACGCCTGTCCTACGGGCGCGCAGGCGCCGTCGGGCGCCCGGAGGCGGCTGTGGCCGGCACCCGGCACGCAGGACCCGCCCCGGAAGCCGGCCGGGAGCGGGGCGAGACCAGCGGGGAGCCGGTGGGCCTGCCCCGGGCGCTGGCCGACGTCGAGCTGCTCACGGGCGTGAGGATCGCTTCGTCGGAGGTCATCGACTCCACGCTCGTGACCTGGCAGGGCCGACCTCCGCCGGCCACCCCGGAGCGCCGGGAGCGCCTGGCCCGCCTGGAGTCCGAGGCCCGCGCGGTGCCGGGGCTGGCCGTGACCGGGGAGTGGGTGGCCGGGACCGGGATCTCCTCGGTCATCACCCACGCCCGGAAACGGGCCGCCACGCTGACCGGCGCCCCCGGGGCGCCGGTAGGCTGA
- a CDS encoding uroporphyrinogen decarboxylase, whose protein sequence is MIDDHRRHPHPDAGRPEHDDRDRHDTPALLEALDGRRPRRTPVWFMRQAGRSLPEYRALRQRAGVSMLDACLTPALAALATVQPVHRHGVDAAVLFSDIVVPLRLAGVGVRIETGTGPVIDAPVRGRRDVAALASRHLGDDEAGALGAQAVGDAVTMAVDELGSPSSPPRPGAAGGRIWGGDQARDRSSTARRLAGARESRGEAGWTPLIGFGGAPFTLAAYLVEGRPSRDHLAARTLMHSDPAAWDALMTWCATTTAAFMSLQVRAGASAVQLFDSWAGSLSPEDYREHVLPYSALVLEIVSRAVSPTTGRPAPVIHFGTGTARILPDMRRAGAQAVGVDDRTGLAEAITALDHDGQGPCPVQGNIDPALLAAPWEVLGEAVDACLEAGRRAPGHVVNLGHGVPPSTDPDVLTRVVARVHGSPGWERAAVDGWQSWDDWQDLEGAA, encoded by the coding sequence ATGATCGACGACCACCGGCGGCACCCGCACCCCGATGCGGGCCGACCGGAGCACGATGACAGGGACCGACACGACACGCCCGCGCTGCTCGAGGCCCTCGACGGGCGGCGCCCCCGCCGCACCCCGGTGTGGTTCATGCGTCAGGCCGGGCGCTCGCTGCCCGAGTACAGGGCGCTGCGGCAGAGGGCGGGGGTCTCGATGCTCGACGCGTGCCTGACCCCCGCGCTCGCCGCCCTGGCCACGGTCCAGCCCGTGCACCGTCACGGCGTCGACGCCGCAGTCCTGTTCTCCGACATCGTCGTGCCGCTGCGCCTGGCGGGGGTGGGGGTGCGGATCGAGACGGGAACGGGCCCGGTCATCGACGCGCCGGTCCGCGGCCGCCGCGACGTGGCGGCGCTGGCGTCCCGGCACCTCGGGGACGACGAGGCCGGGGCCCTGGGGGCCCAGGCCGTCGGCGACGCCGTGACGATGGCTGTCGACGAGCTCGGCTCGCCGAGCTCGCCACCGCGCCCCGGGGCGGCCGGCGGGAGGATCTGGGGCGGAGACCAGGCGAGGGACCGCTCCTCGACCGCGCGTCGGCTCGCAGGCGCACGCGAGTCGCGCGGCGAGGCGGGCTGGACCCCGCTCATCGGCTTCGGTGGCGCGCCCTTCACGCTGGCCGCCTACCTCGTCGAGGGACGGCCGAGCCGCGACCACCTCGCGGCGCGCACCCTCATGCACTCCGACCCGGCGGCGTGGGACGCGCTTATGACCTGGTGCGCGACGACGACGGCGGCCTTCATGAGCCTCCAGGTGCGCGCTGGCGCGAGCGCTGTCCAGCTCTTCGACTCCTGGGCCGGCTCCCTGTCCCCCGAGGACTACCGCGAGCACGTCCTGCCCTACTCCGCCCTCGTCCTGGAGATCGTGAGCCGGGCCGTGTCCCCCACGACCGGCAGGCCGGCTCCGGTCATCCACTTCGGCACCGGCACCGCGCGCATCCTGCCCGACATGCGCCGGGCGGGTGCGCAGGCGGTCGGGGTCGATGACCGCACCGGCCTCGCCGAGGCGATCACCGCGCTCGACCACGACGGGCAGGGGCCCTGCCCGGTCCAGGGCAACATCGACCCGGCGCTCCTGGCGGCGCCGTGGGAGGTGCTCGGCGAGGCGGTCGACGCCTGCCTCGAGGCCGGGCGCCGCGCCCCGGGGCACGTGGTCAACCTCGGTCACGGGGTGCCGCCGTCGACCGACCCGGACGTGCTCACCAGGGTGGTGGCCCGGGTCCACGGCTCACCGGGCTGGGAGCGGGCGGCGGTTGACGGGTGGCAGTCGTGGGACGACTGGCAGGACCTCGAGGGCGCGGCATGA